A window of Bacilli bacterium contains these coding sequences:
- a CDS encoding DEAD/DEAH box helicase: protein MTTFADLNLEPKVLRAIKEMGFEEPTPVQEKTIPVAMEKRDLIGQAQTGTGKTAAFGIPLISGIAAREERIVALILTPTRELAIQVSEEIGKLGRFKGVRTLPIYGGQDISRQIRALKKKPQIIIGTPGRLLDHIQRKTIRLDDVQSVVLDEADEMLDMGFLDDIQAILQAVPAEHHTMLFSATMPENIKLLAKRFLRDPAHISVVPKQVTVPLISQSYIEVHERQKFEALCRLLDMESPELAIVFGRTKRRVDELGEALQKRGYSADGLHGDLSQHQRDTVMRKFREGSIDVLVATDVAARGLDVSGVTHVINFDLPQDPESYVHRIGRTGRAGKEGAAWTFVAPREMDHLRFIEKITRHRITRKPLPSIADAMEGKQKIIAERLLEVVQNNAASEYKGVAIQLLEQYDSVQLLAAALKMLTGEKKDVEIELTPENPLPVKRRKKDLSLSGKRYFGSNQRNASSRMTGGSSRGKYVLGGKPAGKSYYERKSGGKNFSSGSVSKRNVSYDADDAND, encoded by the coding sequence TTGACAACATTTGCAGATTTAAATCTCGAACCAAAAGTACTTAGAGCCATAAAAGAAATGGGTTTTGAGGAGCCTACCCCCGTGCAGGAAAAAACGATTCCTGTCGCCATGGAAAAACGCGATCTGATCGGCCAGGCGCAGACCGGAACCGGCAAAACGGCCGCTTTCGGCATCCCGCTCATTTCGGGCATCGCCGCGCGGGAAGAGCGCATCGTCGCCTTGATTTTAACGCCAACGCGGGAATTGGCCATTCAGGTTTCCGAAGAAATCGGCAAATTGGGCAGATTCAAAGGAGTTCGCACGCTGCCGATCTACGGGGGACAAGACATTTCCCGACAAATCCGCGCGCTGAAAAAGAAACCGCAAATCATAATCGGAACCCCTGGGCGGCTGCTGGATCATATCCAACGCAAAACCATCCGCTTGGATGATGTGCAAAGCGTTGTTTTGGACGAAGCGGACGAAATGCTCGACATGGGCTTTCTGGACGATATCCAGGCCATTTTGCAGGCGGTTCCCGCCGAACACCACACGATGTTGTTTTCGGCGACGATGCCGGAGAACATCAAGCTTTTGGCCAAACGGTTTTTGCGCGATCCCGCGCATATTTCCGTCGTTCCCAAACAAGTTACCGTCCCGCTTATTTCGCAATCCTATATTGAGGTGCATGAGCGGCAAAAATTTGAGGCGCTATGCCGCCTGCTCGATATGGAGTCGCCGGAGCTCGCTATCGTATTCGGGCGCACAAAACGCCGCGTCGACGAACTGGGCGAAGCCTTGCAAAAACGCGGTTATTCCGCCGACGGTTTGCATGGCGACCTTTCGCAGCATCAACGCGACACCGTGATGCGCAAATTCCGCGAGGGCAGCATCGATGTTCTGGTTGCAACCGATGTGGCGGCGCGGGGACTTGACGTTTCCGGCGTAACGCATGTAATCAATTTCGACCTGCCCCAGGACCCGGAAAGCTACGTGCACCGGATCGGCCGAACCGGGCGCGCCGGGAAAGAAGGCGCGGCGTGGACGTTTGTCGCCCCGCGGGAAATGGATCATCTGCGTTTTATCGAAAAAATCACCAGGCATCGGATCACGCGCAAACCGCTTCCGTCGATTGCCGACGCGATGGAAGGAAAGCAAAAAATTATCGCGGAACGGCTGTTGGAAGTTGTCCAGAATAATGCGGCGAGCGAATATAAAGGTGTTGCCATCCAATTGCTGGAACAATACGATTCCGTACAGCTTTTGGCGGCGGCATTAAAGATGCTGACAGGCGAAAAAAAAGATGTCGAGATCGAATTGACGCCGGAGAATCCGTTGCCCGTGAAGCGGCGCAAGAAAGACTTGTCGCTTTCCGGCAAACGCTATTTCGGCTCCAACCAAAGAAACGCATCGTCGCGCATGACCGGCGGCTCTTCACGCGGCAAATATGTCTTGGGCGGCAAACCGGCCGGAAAATCATATTACGAACGAAAAAGCGGCGGCAAAAACTTTTCGTCCGGCAGCGTGAGCAAAAGAAATGTTTCCTATGACGCGGATGACGCGAACGATTGA
- a CDS encoding DUF624 domain-containing protein, producing MEMRGLMGGFYRLSEWIMRFSVINLLFLLCSLPSIFFLLLMWGAYSAGSAQANIDTARMSVLLAMAVAPFSTFPSAAAMFTVARKWVMNDLDVPLFKTFFKGFKENYKQSMLGGLFYVILFVVAYINIEFYKSMNSLASALSILFLVLIGYLAVSLFQFFSLMVHIQLTTWQLLKNALLVTIGRLFTSLAMAATAVAAIYVSVMFNFFPIVFFTWSVIAYVTFLLFYRMYTKMRERVEAEKAENSEIKGGQLDDAAGLTEHDGQG from the coding sequence ATGGAAATGAGAGGCCTGATGGGCGGTTTTTACCGATTATCGGAGTGGATCATGCGATTTTCCGTAATCAACCTGTTATTTTTGCTTTGTTCATTGCCTTCGATCTTCTTTTTGCTGTTAATGTGGGGAGCTTATTCCGCCGGATCCGCCCAGGCCAACATCGACACGGCGAGAATGTCGGTGCTGTTGGCCATGGCGGTGGCTCCCTTCTCCACCTTTCCCTCAGCGGCGGCCATGTTTACGGTTGCCCGCAAATGGGTGATGAACGATTTGGACGTGCCGCTTTTCAAAACCTTTTTTAAAGGGTTCAAGGAAAATTACAAACAGAGCATGCTTGGCGGCTTGTTTTACGTTATCCTGTTTGTGGTGGCCTATATCAACATTGAATTTTATAAATCGATGAACAGTTTGGCCAGTGCGCTCTCGATATTATTTCTTGTCTTGATCGGGTATTTGGCGGTATCGCTGTTCCAGTTTTTTTCCTTGATGGTGCATATTCAATTGACAACCTGGCAGTTGCTTAAAAACGCGCTGCTTGTTACGATCGGCAGGTTATTCACATCGCTGGCGATGGCCGCAACCGCGGTGGCCGCCATTTATGTCAGCGTGATGTTTAACTTTTTCCCGATCGTGTTCTTCACCTGGAGTGTAATCGCTTACGTTACGTTTTTGCTTTTTTACCGCATGTATACGAAGATGCGCGAGCGTGTCGAGGCGGAAAAAGCGGAAAACAGTGAAATTAAGGGCGGGCAATTGGATGATGCGGCCGGTCTAACAGAGCATGACGGGCAAGGATGA
- the fsa gene encoding fructose-6-phosphate aldolase codes for MQIFIDTANVDEIREAHETGVISGVTTNPSLIAKEGKDFFATIREIAGIVGDLPISAEVIALKADEMVEQGKKLAELGQNIVIKLPMTEEGLKAANRFKKLGIKTNVTLVFASTQALLAARAGATYVSPFIGRLDDINQVGMNLIKEVSEIFQIHGIDTKIISASVRHSTHVIEAAMLGADIATVPFKVIRQMMKHPLTDAGIERFLADWKSAGLKSF; via the coding sequence GTGCAAATTTTCATTGATACCGCAAATGTGGATGAAATCCGCGAGGCGCATGAAACTGGCGTGATCTCGGGCGTTACCACCAACCCTTCGTTAATAGCCAAAGAAGGCAAAGATTTTTTTGCCACCATCCGGGAAATAGCCGGAATCGTCGGCGACCTGCCAATCAGCGCCGAGGTTATCGCCTTGAAGGCGGATGAAATGGTCGAACAAGGGAAAAAATTGGCGGAACTGGGGCAAAACATCGTCATCAAGCTGCCGATGACGGAAGAAGGCTTGAAAGCCGCCAACCGCTTTAAAAAATTGGGCATTAAAACAAACGTGACGCTTGTTTTTGCTTCCACACAAGCTTTATTGGCGGCGCGAGCGGGCGCGACATACGTATCTCCGTTTATCGGCCGTCTTGACGATATCAACCAGGTCGGCATGAATTTAATCAAGGAAGTAAGCGAAATATTCCAGATTCACGGAATCGACACCAAGATTATTTCCGCAAGCGTCAGACATTCCACGCATGTGATCGAAGCGGCAATGCTTGGCGCCGATATTGCCACGGTGCCCTTTAAAGTGATTCGCCAGATGATGAAACATCCGCTTACTGATGCCGGTATCGAGCGCTTTTTGGCGGACTGGAAGTCTGCCGGTTTGAAGTCGTTTTGA
- the sleB gene encoding spore cortex-lytic enzyme produces the protein MLVLPMAAPRQLYSFSKQILVVGSRGDDVYELQGRLSYLGYYKGKIDGRFGWQTYNAVRTFQWRFGLRKVDGIVGPKTKLMLWKATKNWRPGMGTTAGSYTSASSSSFSKQDVTLLARVVYGEARGEPYIGQVAVAAVILNRVKSPLFPNTLAGVIFQPGAFTAVEDGQIWLTPDKDAYKAATQAISGWDPSGGALYYFNPNTATSSWIWSRPQIKRIGNHIFTK, from the coding sequence ATGCTGGTTTTGCCGATGGCCGCGCCGCGGCAATTGTATTCGTTCAGCAAGCAAATTCTGGTTGTCGGCTCCCGCGGGGATGATGTGTACGAACTGCAAGGCAGACTCTCGTATTTGGGCTACTACAAGGGTAAAATCGACGGCCGATTCGGTTGGCAGACCTACAATGCGGTACGCACTTTTCAATGGAGATTCGGACTGCGCAAGGTGGATGGAATCGTCGGGCCCAAAACAAAATTAATGCTGTGGAAAGCGACAAAAAACTGGCGCCCCGGGATGGGGACAACGGCCGGAAGTTATACTTCCGCAAGTAGTTCGTCATTCAGCAAGCAGGATGTCACGTTGCTTGCCAGAGTTGTTTACGGCGAAGCTAGAGGAGAACCGTATATCGGCCAAGTGGCGGTGGCGGCGGTTATATTAAACCGGGTAAAAAGCCCGTTGTTTCCGAATACGTTGGCGGGCGTCATTTTCCAGCCGGGCGCTTTTACCGCCGTAGAAGACGGGCAAATTTGGCTTACGCCCGACAAAGATGCATATAAAGCCGCCACCCAGGCAATCTCCGGCTGGGACCCTTCCGGCGGAGCGCTGTACTACTTCAATCCGAATACGGCGACATCTTCCTGGATTTGGTCGCGGCCGCAAATCAAGCGGATTGGCAACCATATTTTCACAAAGTAA